The following coding sequences lie in one Deltaproteobacteria bacterium genomic window:
- a CDS encoding sodium ion-translocating decarboxylase subunit beta, which translates to MNWDTLVDVLLNILYTQTGLFSLHYKLVIMWAIALFFIYLAVAKKYEPLLLLPIGFGIFIVNFPLTPLMGFDVHGKPELFNIFYHYGVEWEVIPCLIFLGLGAMTDFGPLIANPKTLVIGAGAQLGVFITFLGVLLFGFTMKEAASVAIIGGADGPTTIYLTAKLAPHLLGANALAAYSYMAMVPLIQPPIMRLLTNKQERKIVMKQLRPVSKREKIFFPLIVAGLIALLIPAVTPLMGMFMLGNFMRESGVVDRLAGSAQGSLMNIVTIFLGISVGATMQAQKFLTAKPLLIFTFGLLDFAVCTMGGILTVKIMNLFLKNKLNPLIGSAGVSAVPMAARVTQTVGQQENPNNFLLMHAIGPNLAGVIGSASAAGMLIAMFG; encoded by the coding sequence ATGAATTGGGACACCCTTGTTGATGTCTTACTAAACATCCTGTACACACAGACCGGACTTTTCAGCCTTCATTATAAGCTTGTTATCATGTGGGCAATCGCCTTATTTTTCATCTATCTGGCAGTGGCAAAAAAATACGAGCCCTTGCTCTTGCTGCCCATCGGCTTTGGCATTTTTATTGTCAACTTCCCGCTGACCCCCCTAATGGGCTTTGACGTCCACGGCAAACCGGAACTCTTCAACATTTTTTACCACTATGGGGTGGAATGGGAGGTTATCCCGTGCCTTATATTTCTAGGACTGGGAGCAATGACCGACTTCGGACCCCTTATTGCCAATCCCAAAACTCTGGTCATAGGAGCCGGGGCTCAACTCGGAGTATTCATCACCTTCCTGGGGGTCCTGCTTTTTGGATTTACCATGAAGGAGGCCGCGTCAGTGGCGATTATCGGAGGGGCTGACGGACCTACAACGATCTATCTCACGGCCAAGCTTGCCCCCCACCTCCTCGGGGCCAACGCCCTTGCTGCTTATTCTTACATGGCCATGGTCCCATTGATTCAGCCCCCGATCATGAGGCTGTTAACAAACAAGCAAGAACGAAAAATCGTGATGAAACAGTTGAGGCCCGTATCCAAGCGTGAAAAGATATTTTTCCCCCTCATCGTGGCAGGACTAATAGCTCTCTTGATCCCCGCAGTAACCCCCTTAATGGGGATGTTCATGCTTGGAAACTTCATGCGGGAAAGCGGGGTTGTGGACAGGCTGGCCGGATCAGCACAAGGCTCCCTGATGAATATCGTCACCATATTTTTGGGAATCTCCGTGGGCGCCACTATGCAGGCGCAAAAGTTTCTGACTGCCAAGCCATTACTCATCTTTACCTTCGGACTGCTCGATTTCGCCGTGTGTACGATGGGAGGCATCCTTACGGTAAAGATCATGAACCTTTTTCTAAAAAATAAGCTAAACCCACTCATCGGTTCGGCAGGCGTTTCCGCAGTACCGATGGCAGCACGGGTAACGCAGACAGTCGGCCAGCAGGAAAATCCCAACAACTTCTTGCTCATGCACGCTATCGGACCAAATCTGGCCGGTGTTATCGGCAGCGCCTCCGCGGCCGGGATGTTGATCGCCATGTTTGGTTGA
- a CDS encoding Rne/Rng family ribonuclease, which translates to MTKQKEPLKILINAVDPEECRVALVRRGHLEDFSIETAAGELTRGNIYKGVVTGVEPSLQAAFVDYGADRNGFLQQHEIHSDYYVDGAVASKKGPPTIRHLIEPRQELLLQVTKEPILHKGALVTTYISLPGRYCVLMPGGKSSGISRKIEDEKERQRLKGIMSSLKIPEGFGTIVRTAGHHQKKREISKDIRYLLRLWENIKKQGLSKRAPCLLYKERHLAIRAIRDRLTSDVNEILVDDKDVCRDVKDFIRIVSPKHTKIVKLHKDPRPIFTKYHIEDQIASIFASRVRLKSGGHIVINPTEALVAVDVNSGRSTREGSMEKTAYMTNMEAATEIARQLRLRDLGGLIVIDFIDMRERKHNQAVYKAFKEHTKLDKARISVGMISKFGLMELTRQRIAASIEYGSFIPCPYCQGNGLVPSAEKLALEFMRRLRSEVLANDTRQVKGVVPLNVAGYLLNKKRKEILDVEMRRNIAITIEGDPALQPGESRIIRE; encoded by the coding sequence ATGACAAAACAAAAGGAACCGCTAAAGATACTGATTAACGCTGTTGATCCGGAAGAATGCAGGGTTGCCCTGGTAAGACGGGGACACCTTGAGGATTTTAGCATCGAGACCGCTGCCGGGGAGTTGACCCGGGGCAACATCTATAAAGGAGTAGTCACGGGCGTTGAGCCTAGCCTGCAGGCTGCTTTTGTTGATTACGGGGCAGACAGAAACGGGTTTTTGCAGCAACACGAAATCCACAGCGACTATTATGTTGATGGAGCTGTGGCAAGCAAGAAGGGACCCCCCACTATCCGACACCTCATCGAGCCCCGCCAAGAGCTTCTGCTCCAGGTGACCAAGGAACCCATCTTGCACAAGGGTGCGCTGGTTACGACTTATATATCTTTGCCGGGCCGCTATTGTGTGTTGATGCCTGGAGGAAAGAGCTCCGGAATTTCAAGAAAAATCGAGGATGAGAAAGAAAGGCAGCGCCTCAAGGGCATCATGAGTTCCCTGAAGATTCCCGAAGGCTTTGGAACTATTGTTCGCACAGCAGGCCACCACCAAAAAAAACGTGAAATCTCCAAGGACATCCGCTATCTGCTTCGCCTGTGGGAAAACATCAAGAAACAGGGCCTTTCCAAGCGTGCCCCTTGCCTGCTTTACAAGGAACGTCATCTCGCCATTCGCGCCATACGGGATCGTCTCACATCTGATGTGAACGAAATCCTTGTGGACGACAAGGATGTTTGCCGGGATGTGAAGGATTTCATTCGGATAGTATCTCCCAAGCACACAAAGATCGTCAAGCTGCACAAAGATCCCCGGCCCATTTTTACCAAGTATCATATCGAAGACCAGATTGCCTCTATCTTTGCAAGCCGGGTCAGATTAAAATCCGGCGGTCATATTGTGATAAACCCCACAGAGGCCCTCGTCGCCGTTGATGTGAATTCCGGCCGATCCACCAGGGAAGGATCTATGGAAAAGACGGCGTACATGACCAATATGGAGGCGGCAACCGAAATTGCCAGGCAACTGCGCCTACGGGATCTTGGCGGCTTGATCGTTATCGACTTCATAGACATGCGGGAGCGCAAACACAATCAAGCTGTGTATAAAGCCTTCAAGGAGCACACGAAGCTCGACAAGGCCCGCATCAGTGTCGGCATGATATCCAAGTTCGGACTTATGGAGCTCACTCGTCAGAGAATAGCCGCATCCATAGAGTATGGCAGCTTTATTCCATGTCCTTATTGTCAGGGAAACGGACTGGTTCCCTCAGCCGAAAAGCTTGCCCTGGAGTTCATGAGAAGGCTTCGTTCTGAGGTCCTGGCCAACGACACCAGGCAGGTGAAAGGCGTAGTCCCGCTTAATGTGGCAGGCTACTTGCTGAACAAGAAACGTAAAGAGATCCTCGATGTGGAGATGAGGCGAAACATAGCCATCACCATAGAAGGAGATCCCGCCTTGCAACCAGGTGAAAGCCGCATTATTCGTGAATAA